CACTCATGGCACCAGCAAACTTCTCAAGCGTTAAATTTAATGCCGTAGAAATGAGCCCTAACTCGCTCTTACCGGTAAATTTGGCTCTAACGGTTAAATCATTTCCATCACTGACTTTTGACATAACGCAAGTAAGATCTGTCACTTGATTATGTAGTTCTTTCAAAATATAGAAGCTAAAAATAGCAACTAACAAAAGAATCATTAATGAAGATATTAGGTAATAAATTAACGAGTTGAATGCGTTACCTTGGGTTTCTTTGGTGAGTAATAATAATGAACGTGTTAATTCATCTTCAATCTCTTTTAACACGCCAATTCTTTTAGTTGCTTGTTCAAACCAAAAAGAAGCGTCTACATTAAGGTTTTCTGAAGTAGCATTATCTATCGCTATTTTTCTTAGCTTTATCACTTCTTTAATTGAAGGGGCATTTTGTTTTTGACTAAAATAATTTTTATTTTCGTTACTCGCGAAGGCATTAAAGCTATAAAAATACGTATTTTGCTCAGAAAGAAACCGAATGAATTTCTGGTACATACCTGGATTAAACTTACCTGAAGCAAAAGTACCCGTTAATACGGCTCTCTCAATACCGGCTCTTTCTTTACCTTGAAGGAAGTTATAATAGGCAACCGTTTCTTTTGTGATTTTGGCATCAGTAGAAATCGAAGAAATGATTGTTGAAACACTCAACAGTAATTCATTGGTTTTGGTATAGAAGGCTAATGCATCTGAGATAGGGATTGATAAACTGTCAACATTACTTCTAATTTGATTGAGCATATTTAAACGCTGATTAATATTGTCATTTAATTGTTGAACCTGCTTATTATCAAATTGATTATTTTGCCAGTAATCTAATCGTTTCCCCGCAATACTGGAGGTATTTTGTCTCTGGCTTGGTAATTTATAGGCGAACTTCACTCCTTTTGAGCCAAGGAAACCCGCTGTCATTCCTCTTTCTTTTTGTAGCTCATGAACTAGTTCACTATACACAGAAGACAGTTTTGTGTACTTGCTCAGCTGTTCCATTTCATTATTGGTCGAAAGGGAAGACACAATGGCATTTAATCCGATCCCTAAAAACCCCAATAGAGGAAAAAATAATAAAATAAAAATTTTCTTATTAAAGGATATATCTATAAGTCTCATTAGAGCCTGCTATGAATGTTTCATGTTATTTATGAAAGTAAAGTTTACGGAATAGAATCATAAAAACAATAAAAATCGCAAAAAACGCAACAAACCTTTACTACGTTTGATATGGATCACATTTCATCACATAAAGGGTAAAAAACTATATAAAAGCTTAAGGGCTTCTTATATGTTAGCGAATAATTATTATGCATCAACTATCAATTAAGTTATCTACATGTCATCGAAAAAATCAGTAAAAAGCTACTTAACACCTAAAGAAGTCGCTGAATTACTTATGGTTTCTACTGCCGCGGTACGTTTGTGGGCAGAAAAAGGGAACTTAAAAGCAAGAGTCACTGCTGGCGGGCATCGTCGCTTCAAACTTGATGATATAAAAGAATTTGCGGCTAAAAGAAACATAGAACTTAATGTAAAAATGAGTGAAAACCCTAAAGTGTTGATTGTCGATGATGATATTCATTTTGCTGAATTTCTAAAGGCGCTTCTCAAAATAGAGATTGAAAATGTTGAAGTCGAAATTAGTTTAGATGGTTTCGATGCAGCGAACAAACTTCACGATTTTACTCCGAATATACTGTTGTTGGATCTTAAAATGCATGGTCTCGATGGTTTTCAAGTTTGCCAAGCGGTAAAGGAAAATCCTCTTCAAAATCATATTAGGGTGATTACCATTTCTGGAAATACTAGTGAAAGTGATGCTGAAAAGCTTAAAAATATTGGTGCAGAAACTTGTTTAAATAAACCGATAGATATTCCTGTTTTACTAAAACAATTGGCTTTAAATTAATCGGTTTTATGAACATAAGTGCTTTGTGGTGATGGAAAATATATCAAAGAAGTCATAACTTTTAGATGTTTTGAGAAAAAGTAAAGGAGTACAAGTGAAACAAAAATTAAACTTAATTATGTTTGCAAGTATATTTAGCCTCGCTGTACTCGGGGGGATTTCATATTTACCTTTATTTGAATTCTTCTTAAGTATTGATGAAGGCTTTATTCCAATGGCCCCGTCAACTTCTGCTTTACTTTTAGTGACTTTTTTAGCTTTGTTTATTTGGGTTAACTGTACTCGTCAATTTTATCGTTATAAAAAGTCTATTGGCTTAATGTTATTAATAGTTTCGCTCTTTGGGCTGTTAGAAATTGTTGAATATTTCACTGGCGTTGAGCTTAATTTTGAGAGTTATATAGTGCCGAATTATGGCGATTTAAATGGTGTTCCCATCGCCAGAATGTCTCCAGTAACAGGGCTGTGCTTTTTTCTCACCAGTTGTGTTTTATTCATACTATTAAATCACAATAAAAAGAGTGACGTCAGCCATTTTATTGGTCTAATAAAAAATTCTTTCACAACAATACTATCGTTAATTTCCTTATTATTTATAGTTACTTACCTTTATCGTTCACCTATTTTTTATAATACACAAGATATAATACCTATGGCTTTATCCACCAGTTTAGGTTTTTTATCTGTGTCTGGAGTACTCATAGTAAATGATAATAAAAATTATTTTATGAAAACATTTACTCACTTGTCACCCTCTACCGCTTTGATTCGTTTTATTACTCCTTTTACGGTATTCAGTGTTTTTATAACAGGACTCGTTCAGCACTTTATGTTTGCAGTCAGTTCAGTAAATAATTCTATTTTTTTATCGACGACCATTCTTATATTATTTGCGGTAATTTGTGGTTTTATAGCCATGCTGGTCACTAAAAAATTGATGTCTTTTCAAGATGAAAGTAATAAAAATCTACATCAATATAAATCTATGGTGACTTTATCTTCAGGCATGCAAGCGTTGCTTGATGATAAATTTGTTTATTTAGCGGTGAACCAAGCTTATGCAGAAAAACTTAATTTAACCATTGATCAGGTTATAGGTAAGCATCCTCGTGATATTTATAGTAAAGGTTATTTTGAGTCAGAGCTTAAAATTTACAGTGAGCGTTGTTTAGCAGGAGAAATTATTAAGTTAGAAAAGTGGATGAGATCCTCTTCGGGTCAGGCATGGTTTATCGATATAGAAATGTCGCCCTATTATCAAAATGACGGTAATATTTATGGTGTTATGGTAAATGCGCGTGATATTACCGAACTAAAGCACTATCAAGACAACCTCGAGAAATCAAAGCTTGTTATTGAAAATAGTAGAGTTATTGCTTTTCGCTGGAAGCCCGACTGCTCAGTAGAACATGTATCAAGCAATGTTGATTTATTGGGGGTTAAGGCAAGTGATTTACTCTCGGGGAAAACTAAATATACCGATATGGTGCATCCGCAAGATTTAGCTCGTGTGATGCAAGAAGTTAGGTCTTTTACTGAAAAAGGTGTAAAACAATTTATTCATGAATACCGTATTGTTTCTCCTTCAGGAGCAATGTATTGGGTTGAAGATAGAACAACCATTGAACGAGGTGAAGATAATAACGTTGCTTTTTATCAAGGTATTGTTATTGATATAACAGAAAAAAAACAAGTAGAACTTAAATTAAAGCAATCTAATGCAATCATACAAAATGTTATTAATTCAACACCAGATTTAATTTTTGCTAAGAATACAGAACATCAATATATATTAGCGAATAATGCTTTTGCCCACTCTTTAAAGCAATCATCGCAGTCATTAATTGGAAAAACGGATCAACAGTTTAATTATACCGACGAGCAAATAAATAACTTCAAAATGCAAGATGAGAAAGTCTTGCATGGGAGCTGTGTTATTACGCCAAGCCGTCGACCGCTTGATGGCAATAAAGTACTTGAGACCTCAAAGTTTCCCTTAAGAAATGAAAATGGTGATATTGGTGGAGTGATAGGGATTGGTCATGATGTGACTGAACATATTGCTAATCTTGCTAAAATATCTAAACAACAAAAGGAGTTATCGCAAACACTTGACGCTATATTTGATGCGGTTATTACCATTGATGAATCAGGTTTAATACTAAGTTGTAATAGGGCGACAGAACTCATGTTTGGTTATGCAGCAGAGGAATTAGTTGGCAACAATGTTAGTTTACTTATGCCTGAAAAGTTAGCTGCCCAACATGATGAATACATTAATAATTACTTGTTAACCGGTGAAAATAAAATAATAGGAAGAGGTCGAGAGCTTGTAGGTAAAAATAAAGATCAGAAGGCATTTCCTTTACATTTAACCATTGCTGAGCTCCCTAAAAATAAAGATGAGCGAAAACGATTTGTCGGGGTTTGTCATGATTTATCAAAGACGAAACAGCATGAAAAACTGCTAAATAGAACTCAAAAGATGGAAGCGCTTGGGCAACTTACCGGTGGTATTGCTCATGATTATAACAATATGCTCGGCGTTATTATTGGCTATAGTGATATTTTAAAAACCCAGCTAAAAGATCAACCTGGATTGCTTAATTTTGTTGAACAAATCCATCAAGCGGGCGATAGAGGAGCCCAACTCACCCGTAAATTACTTTCTTTCTCTCGTCAAACACCTGATGCGAGTCAAGAGTCAGACATCAATCGGCTTATTAAAAATAATAAAGACGTACTGCGCAAGACTCTATTGTCGGTTGATTTAAGGCTCAACCTTGATGATGCAATTCACAAGATTAATATTGATCGGAACTCTTTTGAAGATGCACTATTAAATATGGCAATTAATGCAATGCATGCCATGCCCCATGGTGGAGTATTGAACTTATCCACTTGTGAAGTAGAGTTATCAAAAGAACAAGCAGCTAACTTTAATATTGAACAGGGGAAGTACGTACAGTTATCGATTGAAGATAATGGTGAAGGGATGAGTAAAGCGATACAAGATAAAATTTTTGAACCTTTCTTTTCTACCAAAGGAGATCAGGGCTCAGGGCTTGGTCTTGCACAAGTCTATGGATTCATTAAATCCTCTATGGGCGCTATTAATGTGTATTCAGAGCTAGGATCAGGAACAAGGTTTTCACTTTATTTACCCATACCTAAACAAGATTATAAAGCAGAAAATAAAGTAGAAGATAAAGAAGAGCAATCTAGTGTTTTTGGCAATGAAACCATTCTTGTTGTCGACGATGAACCTCAACTTCGTGCTTTAGCTCAAACAATTTTAGCCGCCAAAGGTTACCGAGTGTTAACCGCAACAAATGGTATAGAGGCGTTAGCTGTATTAGAAGAAAATTCAATAGACTTGATGTTTTCAGACATTATTATGCCTAAAATGAACGGTTATATTTTGGTTGAAAAAGCGCAAAAACTGTATCCAGAATTGAAGATATTATTAGCGAGTGGCTTTCAAGGTAATCAAATTGATAACAACATCATTTTGGATGAACCTATCATAGCTAAGCCTTACGAGAACAAATGTTTACTTCGTATCATCAGGGAGTGCCTAGATAAACAAGATGCCAAGACTATTCAAGGGAGTAATCAAAATAACAACCTAATCGTCCCCAAAAGCTCACCAATAAAAAGAATAATATGGACGAATGAAATGAGCATTGATGATGGCGGCGAACTCGATGAAGACCATAAGTTTATGTTTTCTTTACTCAATCGTTGTCAAGAATTGTTAGAAGAGCAAGATGATCACCAATCTGCACAAGCAATTATTACTGAGATAGTGCAATACACTCAAGACCATTTTGTTAACGAAGAATTATTGATGAATAACATCAACTATCCCTATGCTAAAAATCATTGTGATGTTCACCGCATGATTGCTAAACAATTAAGCAAAAAGGTTTTGGTCTGTTCAGACAAAGAAATTCTAAGGTGGCTAATTACCGATATGAGCACTTGGCTAGTTGAACATATCATGGAAATGGATAAACCTTTGCATAAGTATATTTTGAAACACAAAGAGCAAGTAGGCAGCGGTTTAAAAGGAAATACCGAGGGTTATATGTATGATGAATAGAGTTTTTATAGTCGATGATGATACCTTAACGTGCAATTTACTTAAAACTATCGTTGAGCCTATTTTTGGAAATGTTGAAGCATTTCAGCATCCACGCGCATTTTTAACGTTAAGCTTGAACAAGCAAGATATTATTATATTAGACTTAATGATGCCTGATATGGATGGCATTGAAGTGATTCGTCACTTAGCAGAGCATAAATCACCGGCAAGTTTGATTTTAATCAGTGGTTACGATAGTGGTGTATTGCACTCGGCTGAAACATTAGCGCTAAGTTGTGGCCTGAATGTTATTAACACTTTTACCAAACCAATTAATACCGAGGTATTGACGTGCTTTTTGACCTCTCTGTCGAATAGGCAGGCACAAAGAGAACTTGTTAGCTTCAATAATGATAAAGCAAATCAAGGTAAGTTTGACTTCATTCCAACGGAACAAGACTTACGTGAAGCGATTGATAAAAAACAGCTAATATTATATTACCAGCCACAAATTAATATGAAAACCGAATGTCTCCATGGCGCAGAAGTACTTGTGCGTTGGTTACACCCTGAGTTTGGATTGATTTACCCTGATAAATTCATTGCACTCGCAGAGCAAACAGGCTTAATTGAACAGCTTTCTGAAGAAGTAATCCATTTAGCGATCAAACAAAGTGTCCATTGGCAAAAACTAAATAGAGCGACTCGATTATCTATTAATATATCTGCACAAAACATCACCAGCTTGAAACTGCCTGAGCAGCTAAGAATGCTGGTTAAAAAGTATGAAATTGACCCTTCTATGATCGTTTTAGAATTAACAGAGAGTGCATTAATGGATAGTGAAGTGACTTCATTAGATATTTTTACTCGTTTTAGATTAAAGGGCTTTCAACTATCCATTGATGATTTTGGTACGGGATACTCATCATTATCGCAGTTACACAAAATACCTTTTACCGAATTAAAAATTGACCAATCGTTCGTTACTAATATGAAGCAAGAAAAGGAAAGCATGGCAATTGTCGAAACCTGCATTATGTTAGCGCATAAGCTTAATATGGAAGCGGTTGCTGAAGGTATTGAAGATAAAGAAACATGGGATTTATTATCGGCCGAAGGGTGTGACATAGCTCAAGGGTA
The DNA window shown above is from Colwellia psychrerythraea 34H and carries:
- a CDS encoding methyl-accepting chemotaxis protein; protein product: MRLIDISFNKKIFILLFFPLLGFLGIGLNAIVSSLSTNNEMEQLSKYTKLSSVYSELVHELQKERGMTAGFLGSKGVKFAYKLPSQRQNTSSIAGKRLDYWQNNQFDNKQVQQLNDNINQRLNMLNQIRSNVDSLSIPISDALAFYTKTNELLLSVSTIISSISTDAKITKETVAYYNFLQGKERAGIERAVLTGTFASGKFNPGMYQKFIRFLSEQNTYFYSFNAFASNENKNYFSQKQNAPSIKEVIKLRKIAIDNATSENLNVDASFWFEQATKRIGVLKEIEDELTRSLLLLTKETQGNAFNSLIYYLISSLMILLLVAIFSFYILKELHNQVTDLTCVMSKVSDGNDLTVRAKFTGKSELGLISTALNLTLEKFAGAMSEISTSSTMLAAASEETSQTCEHNSRSLVEQQDEITLIATAIEELSATVKEVAGNTQLAADSAKEADEQAQGGAGVVQESYHSIELLAEEINNLALRITSLHESSNNITSVVDVIKSVAEQTNLLALNAAIEAARAGEQGRGFAVVADEVRTLAQRTQQSTSEIEGFISALQSDANSAYSVIEKSQKMAVSAVENSKNVEQTLGAITHSVSTIFAMTEQVAVAVEEQAMVTQDVAKNVVTIEHKSMESATGSTQITTTAREQAILAVTLQDISTIFKIS
- a CDS encoding response regulator; the protein is MSSKKSVKSYLTPKEVAELLMVSTAAVRLWAEKGNLKARVTAGGHRRFKLDDIKEFAAKRNIELNVKMSENPKVLIVDDDIHFAEFLKALLKIEIENVEVEISLDGFDAANKLHDFTPNILLLDLKMHGLDGFQVCQAVKENPLQNHIRVITISGNTSESDAEKLKNIGAETCLNKPIDIPVLLKQLALN
- a CDS encoding PAS domain S-box protein — protein: MKQKLNLIMFASIFSLAVLGGISYLPLFEFFLSIDEGFIPMAPSTSALLLVTFLALFIWVNCTRQFYRYKKSIGLMLLIVSLFGLLEIVEYFTGVELNFESYIVPNYGDLNGVPIARMSPVTGLCFFLTSCVLFILLNHNKKSDVSHFIGLIKNSFTTILSLISLLFIVTYLYRSPIFYNTQDIIPMALSTSLGFLSVSGVLIVNDNKNYFMKTFTHLSPSTALIRFITPFTVFSVFITGLVQHFMFAVSSVNNSIFLSTTILILFAVICGFIAMLVTKKLMSFQDESNKNLHQYKSMVTLSSGMQALLDDKFVYLAVNQAYAEKLNLTIDQVIGKHPRDIYSKGYFESELKIYSERCLAGEIIKLEKWMRSSSGQAWFIDIEMSPYYQNDGNIYGVMVNARDITELKHYQDNLEKSKLVIENSRVIAFRWKPDCSVEHVSSNVDLLGVKASDLLSGKTKYTDMVHPQDLARVMQEVRSFTEKGVKQFIHEYRIVSPSGAMYWVEDRTTIERGEDNNVAFYQGIVIDITEKKQVELKLKQSNAIIQNVINSTPDLIFAKNTEHQYILANNAFAHSLKQSSQSLIGKTDQQFNYTDEQINNFKMQDEKVLHGSCVITPSRRPLDGNKVLETSKFPLRNENGDIGGVIGIGHDVTEHIANLAKISKQQKELSQTLDAIFDAVITIDESGLILSCNRATELMFGYAAEELVGNNVSLLMPEKLAAQHDEYINNYLLTGENKIIGRGRELVGKNKDQKAFPLHLTIAELPKNKDERKRFVGVCHDLSKTKQHEKLLNRTQKMEALGQLTGGIAHDYNNMLGVIIGYSDILKTQLKDQPGLLNFVEQIHQAGDRGAQLTRKLLSFSRQTPDASQESDINRLIKNNKDVLRKTLLSVDLRLNLDDAIHKINIDRNSFEDALLNMAINAMHAMPHGGVLNLSTCEVELSKEQAANFNIEQGKYVQLSIEDNGEGMSKAIQDKIFEPFFSTKGDQGSGLGLAQVYGFIKSSMGAINVYSELGSGTRFSLYLPIPKQDYKAENKVEDKEEQSSVFGNETILVVDDEPQLRALAQTILAAKGYRVLTATNGIEALAVLEENSIDLMFSDIIMPKMNGYILVEKAQKLYPELKILLASGFQGNQIDNNIILDEPIIAKPYENKCLLRIIRECLDKQDAKTIQGSNQNNNLIVPKSSPIKRIIWTNEMSIDDGGELDEDHKFMFSLLNRCQELLEEQDDHQSAQAIITEIVQYTQDHFVNEELLMNNINYPYAKNHCDVHRMIAKQLSKKVLVCSDKEILRWLITDMSTWLVEHIMEMDKPLHKYILKHKEQVGSGLKGNTEGYMYDE
- a CDS encoding EAL domain-containing protein yields the protein MMNRVFIVDDDTLTCNLLKTIVEPIFGNVEAFQHPRAFLTLSLNKQDIIILDLMMPDMDGIEVIRHLAEHKSPASLILISGYDSGVLHSAETLALSCGLNVINTFTKPINTEVLTCFLTSLSNRQAQRELVSFNNDKANQGKFDFIPTEQDLREAIDKKQLILYYQPQINMKTECLHGAEVLVRWLHPEFGLIYPDKFIALAEQTGLIEQLSEEVIHLAIKQSVHWQKLNRATRLSINISAQNITSLKLPEQLRMLVKKYEIDPSMIVLELTESALMDSEVTSLDIFTRFRLKGFQLSIDDFGTGYSSLSQLHKIPFTELKIDQSFVTNMKQEKESMAIVETCIMLAHKLNMEAVAEGIEDKETWDLLSAEGCDIAQGYYIARPMPADQFDKWQFNE